ATGATTCCTTTTGGTGTTGATTTCCTCAGTTTACTTGTTTAGTTTCTGCTTTATCATTTCTTTGCCTAAGCCTAACTGTGTGATTCTAAAATTGTAGAGGGTATTAAGCAAAATAAAGCTAGAACCATATTGCAGCACCTCAGTGAGGCCTGGCGTTGTTGGAAAGCCAACATTCCCTGGAAGGTTCCTGGTTTGCCAGTGCCTATTGAGAACATGATCCTTCGTTACGTCAAGTCTAAAGCAGACTGGTGGACAAATGTTGCTCACTATAATCGAGAGCGTATAAGAAGAGGTGCAACTGTTGATAAGACAGTTTGTCGAAAAAATCTTGGAAGACTGACTCGCCTTTGGCTAAAGGCAGAGCAggtaacttcttcttcttcttcatcttttttttttgtttttctttcttttttatataatatggaCAAATGGTTCTCATATTACATTCACACAAGTACTGTATTCTCCATTTCTTGTCTTTTGTGCATGTTGCCTGTTCTTTCGGTTCCCTGTAATTATTCTTTGCATTTTTGCACACTAGGAACGACAACACAATTATTTGAAAGATGGTCCATATGTCACTCCAGAAGAAGCAGTTGCCATTTATACAACAACTGTGCATTGGTTGGAGTCCAGAAAGTTCTCTCCCATTCCTTTCCCTCCACTTTCTTACAAGCATGACACCAAGCTATTAATTCTTGCTCTAGAAAGGTTGAAGGAATCATATAGTGTGGCTGTCAGATTGAACCAACTGCAGAGGGAAGAGCTGGGTCTCATTGAACAGGCTTATGATAACCCACACGAAGCTTTGTCGCGAATTAAACGTCACCTGCTTACTCAGCGTGCCTTCAAAGAAGTATGTTGATACAATAAGAATTAGTTGGCCTCACTTTTATGATTCTTCTTGGTATACTGCTGTGGGATTTGCACTGAtgtacattttttttttgtactgTTATGCAGGTGGGCATAGAGTTCATGGATTTGTACAGTGCATTGATTCCGGTTTATGAAATTGAACCTCTTGAAAAAATAACAGATGCATATCTTGACCAATATTTGTGGTATGAAGGTGACAAGCGCCATCTATTTCCTAACTGGATTAAGCCTGCAGATTCTGAGCCACCACCACTGCTTGTTTATAAATGGTGTCAAGGTATAAACAATTTGCAGGGTATCTGGGATACGAGTGAGGGGCAGTGTGTAGTGATGCTACAAACAAAGTTTGAGAAGTTCTTTGAAAAGATTGATTTGACAATGTTAAATAGGTAAGCAAACCATAAGGTCTTGTCATGTAAGAAATTAGTTCCAAGTTCAGGATTTTGTATCttataaatttgtatttttaCAGGCTTCTTCGTTTGGTGCTTGACCACAACATTGCTGATTATGTCACTGCAAAGAATAATGTGGTGCTGTCCTACAAAGATATGAGCCACACAAATTCATATGGTTTGATACGTGGTTTGCAGTTTGCTTCTTTTGTTGTACAGTATTATGGTCTTGTGCTAGATCTCTTACTTCTTGGATTGACTCGAGCCAGTGAGATTGCTGGTCCACCACAAATGCCAAATGAATTCATCACTTATTGGGATACAAAAGTTGAGACAAGGCACCCAATTCGGTTATATTCTAGGTATATAGACAGGGTGCATATATTGTTCCGCTTCACTCATGAAGAGGCTCGAGATCTCATCCAGCGTTATCTTACTGAGCATCCTGATCCCAACAATGAAAACATGGTTGGGTACCAAAACAAGAAATGCTGGCCTAGAGATGCAAGAATGAGGCTCATGAAACATGATGGTATTTGTTCTCTATCTTGTCATCTTTCTTATAAGTCTTGATGAAGTGGCTATTTACTTAAATGACATTCTTGCTAAATTTCATTTTCAGTAAATCTTGGGAGGAGTGTATTTTGGGATATGAAGAATCGTCTCCCGCGAAGTATCACAACTTTGGAGTGGGAGAACAGCTTTGTTTCTGTTTACAGCAAGGACAATCCAAATTTGCTTTTCAGCATGTATGTTTTTATTATTGGCAGTTTGGCACTTTGCAAATTTAAATATCCATACCAGCTAGTTTTATTTGGAACACTTATTTCCATATTTGATACTGGAGCCTTAAAGGAACTAGCTTTTGTTTTCCCAATTTGAATTACAGTAGACTATTTGCAGGTGTGGACTTTTATTCTGATGAACCCTGATTGATCTTTTTCTTTCCCTTGGAtaaaagtttatatatatacatgcacGCGCACACACACATATGGCCAATTAATCCTAGCTCTCGGAGAGAAAAAAATCCTAGCTATATGTGGGTATATGATGTTCTCAAATCAAGtgatgttttttaattttttttttaaggcatTTGGCTTTAGCGAGGTATCATGTGCTTCTAATTTCCATTATCCTATTCCCTTACTATGGGATTTTTGTCTTCAAaagaaacttttaaaaaaatagactgTTAGCTGCATCACTTGAAATTTTCATTAGGTTTTACCTGATACTTTCACAGAGAAATATAATTTACATGCTTTGATGCATCTTTTTTGCCACTAAAATAGTTGTACATTCTCATGTGTAGGTGTGGGTTTGAAGTTCGAATACTTCCTAAAATAAGGATGACTCAGGAAGCATTCAGCAATACCAGAGACGGCGTTTGGAATTTGCAGAATGAGCAGACTAAAGAGCGAACAGCCGTTGCTTTCCTACGGGTTGATGATGAGCACATGAAGGTGTTTGAGAACCGTGTGAGGCAGATTCTTATGTCTTCAGGGTCAACGACTTTCACAAAAATAGTCAATAAATGGAATACAGCCCTGATAGGTATGTAGTATCACTTTTTAATCTTCTTGGCCCTTTTTGCAAATAGTTTTCTGTTAGttgaatttttgaaaatttgccTTGTTTCCTTCTTTTCTTGTAGGTTTGATGACTTATTTCCGTGAAGCAACTGTGCATACTCAAGAGCTATTAGATTTGCTGGTTAAATGTGAAAATAAAATCCAAACTCGTATCAAAATTGGTTTGAACTCAAAGATGCCAAGCCGGCAAGTCCTTATTCATGCATTGACTTTGATTTGGTTGCTGAATTAGTTGTGAGACCGAGTTTCTGATTTGAATTTACttgcatttcagatttcctCCTGTCATCTTTTATACACCAAAAGAAATTGGAGGACTCGGCATGCTATCAATGGGTCACATATTGATCCCACAAAGTGACCTCCGATATAGCCAGCAGACAGATGTTGGTGTAACCCACTTCCGCAGTGGAATGAGTCATGAAGAGGACCAGCTGATTCCAAATCTCTATCGCTACATTCAGGCATGCTTAAAGATGCTGCCTTTTTTTTcgtatttagttttttttattagtacCTTATGATGCCATTTTTGGGGGTGTTTTCTGATTCCGTTACTGGTTTCTCAACAGCCATGGGAGAGTGAGTTCATAGATTCACAGCGTGTATGGGCAGAGTATGCCCTTAAGCGGCAGGAAGCACAGGCACAAAACAGGCGCTTAACCCTGGAAGACTTGGAAGTAagttttccttattttgcaTGTTAACCTACACCACCTCCTTTTTCTTCATCTCACCTCTTGTTTACTGCATCACACATGTTTTGAGCTATGGCCGTGATGCAATGTTTTGAGATGCTATTTCAATAGCTGATATTTTTGTGCAGCATGAAGCTGCTTTTTCTCTGTTCTTCCATGTGAAGTTAGTGAAGCTGCTTCAGCAAATGCaatttattctaattttttatcCTTACACTTTGACAGGATTCTTGGGACAGGGGAATTCCACGTATCAATACTTTATTTCAGAAAGATCGCCATACTCTTGCATATGACAAAGGATGGAGAGTGCGTACAGATTTCAAGCAATATCAAGTTCTAAAACAGAATCCTTTCTGGTGGACTCATCAGAGGCATGACGGGAAACTTTGGAACTTGAACAATTACAGAACAGATGTTATCCAAGCTCTAGGTGGTGTTGAGGGAATTCTTGAGCATACCTTGTTCAAAGGAACTTAGTAAGTAGTCATGTTTTGTAATATTACTGCCTTCCCTAGGAATATTATTCAAGAGAATTATCTTTTGTTAGTAAGATTGGGCTTATGGGAGTCTGCTGCatattttccatttaaaaattatttagcaGATGAACTTTCGATAGAGTTGTGAATGAGTTGAGCTACTCAGATTCCGCTCTCAAAATATTTCATTTCTACCAAGTTCTAATGAGGtcactatttatattttaatgaaatttttgttaGTTTGGTTTTGGGCAAGCTTGAATTAATTTTCTATGTAACTAGAAAATTAACAAGCATATTTCCCtaaattttatttgtgattGAGTTGAGTGCTCATTGAGTTGATTTAAGCATGAAAAAAAATGGAACTCTAGGGGAGCTGAGAGTTTCAAGTATTGGGTTTTCTAAGAGTCAAGTTTGAGTAGTATTGACAACTCGGATTGATTATAATGCTTGTATATGATATTCAAGTTATGTGCAGTTAAAATATGTTGAGAGTATTATTTGTTTTCCATTTTCTTGCAACTTTAGGGATAAGATTAGTATAGACTGTGTCTGCCTTTAAGTGGAAATTTGTTTTGGGAACACTTCACTTATCTGGAAAATTTTCAGTTTCCCGACTTGGGAAGGTCTCTTTTGGGAGAAGGCATCTGGGTTTGAAGAGTCAATGAAGTATAAGAAGCTCACTAATGCACAGAGATCTGGTCTAAATCAAATTCCCAATCGAAGATTTACTCTTTGGTGGTCACCCACAATAAATAGGGCCAATGTCTATGTGGGTTTCCAAGTGCAGTTGGATCTAACTGGCATCTTCATGCATGGAAAGATCCCAACCTTGAAAATTTCACTGATTCAGATATTCCGAGCTCATCTTTGGCAAAAGATTCATGAGAGTGTTGTCATGGATCTGTGCCAAGTCTTGGATCAGGAACTGGATGCTCTGGAAATTGAAACTGTTCAGAAGGAAACAATTCATCCAAGGAAGAGTTACAAGATGAACAGCTCCTGTGCAGACATTCTTCTCTTTGCTGCTCACAGGTGGCCTATGTCAAAGCCTAGTCTTGTTGCTGAGTCAAAAGATGTGTTTGATCAGAAAGCCAGTAACAAATATTGGATAGATGTACAGCTCAGATGGGGTGACTATGACTCCCATGATATTGAGCGTTACACAAGGGCCAAATTTATGGATTATACAACAGATAACATGTCTATATATCCATCTCCAACTGGTATGGTTCTCTCCTGTTTTTTGGTTCTCTAAATTCAAATGAAAAACTTCTGGTTTAAtgtgttctttttttttattctttgtaGGGGTGATGATTGGACTTGATCTGGCATACAATTTGCATTCTGCATTTGGTAACTGGTTTCCTGGATCAAAACCGCTTCTAGCTCAGGCAATGAACAAGATAATGAAGGTAAACTTTACTTGAATGATATAGGGCTTGATTTAACATCTCAATGTTATATGTGAATTTATTGACATATGATGGCTACAAACTCTGTTAATTTTTCATTCTGATGCAGTCAAACCCAGCTTTATATGTCTTGAGGGAACGGATAAGGAAAGGTTTGCAGTTGTATTCTTCTGAGCCTACAGAGCCGTATCTGTCATCTCAAAATTATGGTGAGATCTTCAGCAATCAGATCATATGGTTTGTTGATGACACCAATGTGTATCGTGTCACTATTCATAAGACATTTGAGGGCAACCTTACAACAAAACCCATTAATGGTgcaatatttatattcaatccTAGAACTGGCCAGCTATTTCTGAAGGTTAGCTTTGTACTGGAAGTCTTGAATGCTATTTGTGGGACTTGTTCATCCCAAAATTAAAGATGCTGATGTGTTGTGATATTTTGTAGGTCATCCACACTAGCGTTTGGGCAGGACAGAAGCGTCTTGGTCAACTTGCTAAGTGGAAAACTGCTGAAGAAGTTGCAGCTCTTGTGCGGTCTCTGCCTGTTGAAGAACAACCAAAACAAATTATTGTAACTCGTAAAGGAATGCTTGATCCGTTAGAGGTTCACTTACTTGATTTCCCAAATATAGTTATTAAAGGAAGTGAATTGCAGTTGCCATTCCAGGCGTGCTTGAAGATagaaaaatttggtgatttgaTTTTGAAGGCAACTGAGCCACAAATGgttctatttaatatatatgatgATTGGCTGAAAAGTATTTCATCATACACTGCATTTTCCAGACTCATTTTGATCCTTCGTGCACTTCATGTGAATAACGAGAAGGCGAAGATGCTACTCAAGCCTGACAAAACAATCATTACTGAGCCTCACCACATCTGGCCTTCTCTCAATGATGATCAGTGGATGAAGGTTGAAGTTGCTTTAAGAGATCTCATACTTTCGGACTATGCCAAGAAAAACAATGTGAACACATCAGCACTGACGCAATCTGAGATCCGTGATATTATTCTTGGTGCTGAAATCACTCCTCCATCTCAACAGAGGCAACAGATAGCAGAGATTGAGAAACAGGTATCATGTTTGCCAACTGCATAACTGTGTACACCTTTGTCCTTGCTGGTTTTACCAAGTGTAATATTCCTTTTTTTCTTCCTAGGCCAAAGAAGCAAGTCAATTAACAGCAGTCACAACAAAGACAACAAATGTGCATGGTGATGAACTCATTGTCACCACCACTAGTCCCTATGAGCAGGCTGCATTTGGGTCCAAAACAGATTGGCGAGTCAGGGCAATATCAGCTACAAATCTATACCTTCGGGTCAACCACATATATGTGAATTCAGAAGATATCAAGGTACAAATTGACAATTCTTATTCTGGCTCAGTTAAATTTCGAACCCTTCAGGTCTGTGACGTAGTTTGCATGTGATTTTACAGGAAACTGGATATACCTATATCATGcccaaaaatattttgaagaaGTTTATCTGCATAGCAGATCTGCGGACTCAAATAGCAGGTTACCTGTATGGTATTAGTCCCCCAGATAACCCTCAGGTCAAGGAGATCCGCGGTATTGTCATGGTCCCACAGTGGGGGACTCATCAACAAGTTCATCTCCCATCAGCTCTTCCTGAGCATGATTTCCTCAATGATCTAGAGCCCCTGGGATGGATGCACACACAACCAAATGAGCTTCCTCAGTTGTCACCACAGGTTTGCCCTTCCTCTGAATCCTGAACTTTATGCCCTAGATTTCCCTAATTTAGGGATCCTGGCAGTAGAATATACCCATGATCTGGTGTTTGACCAAAACAATGTCTTATTGCAGGATCTTACAACTCATGCTCGGATTTTAGAGAACAACAAGCATTGGGATGGGGAAAAATGCATCATCTTGACTTGCAGTTTTACGCCAGGATCGTGCTCATTAACTGCATATAAACTCACCTCAAGTGGATATGAGTGGGGACGTGTCAACAAGGACACTGGAAGCAATCCTCATGGTTACTTGCCAACTCATTACGAGAAGGTTCAGATGCTATTGAGTGATcgtttccttggtttttatatgGTGAGTGAAGTTTTACTTCTGGACATCATGGTGCAGCATTCAGATATTGATTCTGTTCTACTCTTGCAGTTAATGTTATACTAGACTAATGCTGCTTTCTGATTTGGTGGTTATGTTCTTTGTTTGCAATGTAGACTCCTGACAATGGGCCATGGAATTACAATTTTATGGGAGTGAAGCATACAGTGAGCATGAAATATGGGCTGAAGCTGGGGACGCCACGGGAGTATTATCATGAGGATCATCGACCAACTCATTACCTGGAATTCAGCAACTTGGAGGAGGGTGAAACTGCAGAGGGAGACCGGGAGGATACCTTCACTTGATTTTCAAGTCCGAGTTTAGGCGCTGCCTTTAGTTGTGTAAACAATGCTTGATGAAAAGACTTTTGTGGTAATGCATGTATGCCACATGTTGATGTATATCAGTGACGTGTTCTTAATGAACTGTAAATACTAAATACGTATTCTAGAAATTGAAGCCTACAAATTGCAATTATACAATGAGCTCTTGGTCGTCTTTATTTTTCGTGAAAATTTGGGAGCCAATTCAAACCTGTGACCTCACACAAAGAAGATTAAGCTGAGCTTCGGTTTTGGTGCTTTTGACGTTTGTGCGAATAAGATGGGATGTATGATTGAAAATGTGTTTTTTTGAAACTGCAAATTTTGCATATGTTTAGGTTcagttttatttaaataaatttaaaaaatttcagattttactcaatcaatttttctgttttaaaaaaaaatgttgagGGAGAAACCTATATTAGTTTGATCTAAATCATTCCCTGATCAAACCATCAGTAATTCTGAGAAAGGCTTGACCGCTGCAAGAGATTCTTGGAATAAAGTCATGAATCCTCAATGAAAGGAAATGGATTGAAGATGATGAACCTTATTTGGATGTCAAACTGCGATAGATCACTTTCATTTGAGAGATGAACTGAAAATTCTTGCTAAATTTATTGCATTAAGAGTCGATTGGCTGTAACAATTTAGCGGTATTTTCGATTTGAAATAGCAATCTAGTGCGAAATATGTTGGCATTCAAATCAATCTTTTCTGATCTTGTACCAACTTGGGATCATTATACAGGGAAGAAGCAACTTTCCAACTGCCTGCATGGAAGAGttgaaaactaaaaaaaaatggaaaagaaaagatTGATTAGCATTTATATGCACATACAAGTGAGTGAATAtttgttgagagtagtagagatcaccaagaTGAAAAGCTGGAATGCAAGAAGTGAGTTAAGCTTCATTGGATCTTCTAGTTGTGATCAAACAAGTCCAAATTTTAGCATGGGAATGAATATGATCAAACAAGTATCATATCTCTCTTATGCATAATATTTGGAGGTAATCTCTCTTTGCCACCTCAAAGAAGTTGATTTCTTGATGGCTGTGAAATTTATCAACGGTTTTACAGCAAAGTAAAATCTAATTgcacttttttcttttaacttcTCCAATTATATTTAAGAAATTCGAGTCAAGTATCcataaaatatgtattttttattattattattatttgaaaactaaaaaaaaaaaaaatactgacGAGAATTACTTTTATcagtgaaaaaaaataaattttcactaGTAGTTAAAACATTTATTATAGTGAAGCAACAGTACATGCTTCAACTGATAAAGACGCACCAGACATTGTAGAAGAAAAACCGAGATAAAACAAGATAAGaataaaatgttaaatattaagagtcaagactatataatttaaatcaaCAATGACATTGATAAACTATTCATTAATtgacaaaaatataaaatacctCTTCGAATCTAATGTTGCAGCAATTACCCGTTAATAAGTGAAACTCTATAACTGCAAATATTAGGTAAACAAGAAACTTGATTGTTAGTTGAGAGAAATAagtcaaatataaattaaaaatcaatctTAATTATCCAGCTTCATCTTTTATTAACAACAAATCATAAGAGGTGCACACCAGCAGAAACGTCTATCTCTGCAGGGGCAAATAGAATTTTACAGGTGTGCACCTGCATAAACATACTCATCTATTTTAATGTCtcttgattttaataatttaaattaattttataaattttaaaattcttaatacacttaaattataattaattaagtttttattataaattaaaataaaaataaagatatcaTTAATTTTCAGGTcctaaaagatcatgtaacccttactttttttaaaattatgtttttctttccaaaattttatagaaaaaaatgattaaatcgttaaaaatattttttatgaaaacatttGTTGAAGGTCAGAAATTCATTTTATGTAATTTTGATCAatgtttattaaaaattagattTCTAATTTTCTTGATAATTTAATGTTACaaaaatgaatatttaattaaaatttaagtgtttttaattttattttctatatatatatatatatatatattgtattaATTGAATTTCTAAATGAGAACAAAACTTAAAAGAAGAAATCTTACATAAAACACAATAAACATCTTATTaggataactttttttttttaaaaaaaaaatcatttaaaattaactggaatttaataaagtttttttaatattgGGTTTGGCCCTTTTACCCTTAATGaatttcctttaaaaaaaaacccaaaattttaattaaaaaaaaaaaaagagagagagagagattgttcaaaaaaaaagagagagagataatGGGCAGCACGTGTGGCCAAAGAGAAGCATTAAGATTTTCATGCGTCATCGTCCTTGTACTTAAGCGGATCGTGAGGTCCACTAGGCGCTGTGTGTTTGgtgaataaattttattctttactTTTCTGATTATTTTCTCATTCTCTCCAGAAGAAACCCCACATCTTCAACGGCTCTAAATCATTCTATAATTGTTTActtatagaataaaattactaagaaccatttttttttttccttggatCCAAATTCAGGTGATTCTCTTTTTCAGAAAAGAAGTTCTTGTACGGGTTACGCCAATCGTTGGTTCAAATTCGAATTACAatcaattataaaaaagaaaaaagaaaaaaccatgGACGCCCTTTAACGCCTAGGTGCCTTCCCGAGCTCCTACGCCTATCAGGATCACTTGTCcaaaactttctttttcttagcTCTTTGTCAACTCCGCCTCCCTCTTCTCTTTTCCATCTTCTATATATAATATGTGTACTCTTCTTTGCGTGCTCCTCTCCATCTCTTCCAATTCTCTGCCATGAATTCCTCCTCCTCCGCCgctaccaccaccaccactgcTGCACCTACCCCCCTTTACAATCGCAAAAATATCAAGGTCACCCCCATTGACGGCGTTGACATGGTCAAGAAGATTGGTAACAGTAATGGCGTTCCCCATGGCGTTTATGGGTTTGACCCTTCCTTTATGAAATGGACGCTGCGCGATGTGGTCAATGTAGCTAAACGTCATTGGTTACCATGCTTTTTAGGACTTGGGTTGCTGTTTTTTATGGGCGTGGAATACACGCTCCGCATGGTTCCAGCTTCATCTCCGCCATTTGATTTGGGGTTTGTTGCCACGCGCCGCTTACACCTGTTGCTTTCCTCGTGGCCGGAGCTCAACACTTTGCTGGCTGCTCTTAATACGGTAGGAATGTTTTACGTTTATACATTTCTCTCACTTTcgttttcaatttctttttgcAAAAAGGATAGGTCATAGATGTTGTTATTATTCAGGTGAATCAATGAGTCGATTGTCATCATTGATAGATTGGGATTTTGATGTGAACTTCTAAATTGATGGTTTTGCAGTAAAATTTGAGATGTTGCATTTGATTGAAATCCTGCAATTTCTAGCCTTGTTTTTATGTACAGTTGTTTATGCTTTTTCAAAACTCCAAGGCTATTTCAGTTTACCTGAAAAAGATTCAATCTTTTTCTTGTGTATCCCAATCTGAAATTTCCCCATTGCTCAGGTGTTTGTGGGTATGCAAACAGCATATATAATGTGGACATGGCTAATAGAAGGCAGGCCAAGAGCTACAATCTCTGCTCTATTTATGTTCACTTGCAGAGGGATTCTTGGCTACTCCACTCAGCTTCCAGTTCCTGAGGTTCTTGTCTAAGTTATGTTTCTGTCTCTTTGTTACAACTATAGAAAAATGCAATTACTGATTGTGTACTGTTGTTGGGGATTGATTAAAACAGGGATTTCTAGGCTCAGGAGTGGATTTCCCAGTAGGAAATGTGTCTTTCTTCCTGTTTTTCTCAGGCCATGTTGCTGGTTCTGTGATAGCATCGCTGGATATGAGAAGAATGGGTAGGTGGGAATTGGCATGGACATTTGACGTGCTTAATGTTCTACAAGCGGTGAGGCTGCTTGGCACTAGGGGTCACTACACCATTGATTTAGCAGCTGGTGTGGGTGCTGGTTTTCTGTTTGATTCACTTGCTGGGAAATATGAAGAGGGCAAGAGAAAGGAGGCCATTGGTTACTACAGCTAAAGAGGATTTCTTCAGTTCAAAGAAGGGGGAAAATTGCCATTGCAGTCTGTAAACATAATTTTGAAATATCAAAGGAATTGTGTAAAGAAAAGAAgggcttaaagaacagttgtgTCTTTGTTTCTAGGTTATATACTCTTTACCAAAAGCAGAATTGGGGGGAAAAAATTTGTTTCTCTACAGAGTTGCTTGGAAACTTTCGGTTGAATAGTTGTGTCAGTG
This sequence is a window from Manihot esculenta cultivar AM560-2 chromosome 4, M.esculenta_v8, whole genome shotgun sequence. Protein-coding genes within it:
- the LOC110613310 gene encoding pre-mRNA-processing-splicing factor 8A → MWNNNAEAHIVPPGTGGPSIPPPPAPAQPSYTVLAPQIPPTQAEAEAKLEEKARKWQQLNTKRYSDKRKFGFVETQKEDMPPEHVRKIIRDHGDMSSKKFRHDKRVYLGALKFIPHAVYKLLENMPMPWEQVRDVKVLYHITGAITFVNEIPWVVEPIYLAQWGTMWIMMRREKRDRRHFKRMRFPPFDDEEPPLDYADNLLDVDPLEPIQLEMDEEEDSAVYTWFYDHKPLVKTKLINGPSYRKWHLSLPIMATLHRLAGQLLSDLIDRNYFYLFDMESFFTAKALNMCIPGGPKFEPLYRDMEKGDEDWNEFNDINKLIIRSPLRTEYRIAFPHLYNNRPRKVKLGVYHTPMVMFIKAEDPDLPAFYYDPLIHPITSTNKERREKKAHDDDEDDDFLLPEGVEPLLQDTQLYTDTTAAGISLLFAPRPFNMRSGRMRRAEDIPLVSEWYKEHCPPTYPVKVRVSYQKLLKCFVLNELHHRPPKAQKKKHLFRSLAATKFFQTTELDWAEAGLQVCKQGYNMLNLLIHRKNLNYLHLDYNFNLKPVKTLTTKERKKSRFGNAFHLCREILRLTKLVVDANIQFRLGNVDAFQLADGLQYTFSHVGQLTGMYRYKYRLMRQIRMCKDLKHLIYYRFNTGPVGKGPGCGFWAPMWRVWLFFLRGIVPLLERWLGNLLARQFEGRHSKGTAKTVTKQRVESHFDLELRAAVMHDVLDAMPEGIKQNKARTILQHLSEAWRCWKANIPWKVPGLPVPIENMILRYVKSKADWWTNVAHYNRERIRRGATVDKTVCRKNLGRLTRLWLKAEQERQHNYLKDGPYVTPEEAVAIYTTTVHWLESRKFSPIPFPPLSYKHDTKLLILALERLKESYSVAVRLNQLQREELGLIEQAYDNPHEALSRIKRHLLTQRAFKEVGIEFMDLYSALIPVYEIEPLEKITDAYLDQYLWYEGDKRHLFPNWIKPADSEPPPLLVYKWCQGINNLQGIWDTSEGQCVVMLQTKFEKFFEKIDLTMLNRLLRLVLDHNIADYVTAKNNVVLSYKDMSHTNSYGLIRGLQFASFVVQYYGLVLDLLLLGLTRASEIAGPPQMPNEFITYWDTKVETRHPIRLYSRYIDRVHILFRFTHEEARDLIQRYLTEHPDPNNENMVGYQNKKCWPRDARMRLMKHDVNLGRSVFWDMKNRLPRSITTLEWENSFVSVYSKDNPNLLFSMCGFEVRILPKIRMTQEAFSNTRDGVWNLQNEQTKERTAVAFLRVDDEHMKVFENRVRQILMSSGSTTFTKIVNKWNTALIGLMTYFREATVHTQELLDLLVKCENKIQTRIKIGLNSKMPSRFPPVIFYTPKEIGGLGMLSMGHILIPQSDLRYSQQTDVGVTHFRSGMSHEEDQLIPNLYRYIQPWESEFIDSQRVWAEYALKRQEAQAQNRRLTLEDLEDSWDRGIPRINTLFQKDRHTLAYDKGWRVRTDFKQYQVLKQNPFWWTHQRHDGKLWNLNNYRTDVIQALGGVEGILEHTLFKGTYFPTWEGLFWEKASGFEESMKYKKLTNAQRSGLNQIPNRRFTLWWSPTINRANVYVGFQVQLDLTGIFMHGKIPTLKISLIQIFRAHLWQKIHESVVMDLCQVLDQELDALEIETVQKETIHPRKSYKMNSSCADILLFAAHRWPMSKPSLVAESKDVFDQKASNKYWIDVQLRWGDYDSHDIERYTRAKFMDYTTDNMSIYPSPTGVMIGLDLAYNLHSAFGNWFPGSKPLLAQAMNKIMKSNPALYVLRERIRKGLQLYSSEPTEPYLSSQNYGEIFSNQIIWFVDDTNVYRVTIHKTFEGNLTTKPINGAIFIFNPRTGQLFLKVIHTSVWAGQKRLGQLAKWKTAEEVAALVRSLPVEEQPKQIIVTRKGMLDPLEVHLLDFPNIVIKGSELQLPFQACLKIEKFGDLILKATEPQMVLFNIYDDWLKSISSYTAFSRLILILRALHVNNEKAKMLLKPDKTIITEPHHIWPSLNDDQWMKVEVALRDLILSDYAKKNNVNTSALTQSEIRDIILGAEITPPSQQRQQIAEIEKQAKEASQLTAVTTKTTNVHGDELIVTTTSPYEQAAFGSKTDWRVRAISATNLYLRVNHIYVNSEDIKETGYTYIMPKNILKKFICIADLRTQIAGYLYGISPPDNPQVKEIRGIVMVPQWGTHQQVHLPSALPEHDFLNDLEPLGWMHTQPNELPQLSPQDLTTHARILENNKHWDGEKCIILTCSFTPGSCSLTAYKLTSSGYEWGRVNKDTGSNPHGYLPTHYEKVQMLLSDRFLGFYMTPDNGPWNYNFMGVKHTVSMKYGLKLGTPREYYHEDHRPTHYLEFSNLEEGETAEGDREDTFT
- the LOC110613370 gene encoding phosphatidylcholine:diacylglycerol cholinephosphotransferase 1, whose product is MNSSSSAATTTTTAAPTPLYNRKNIKVTPIDGVDMVKKIGNSNGVPHGVYGFDPSFMKWTLRDVVNVAKRHWLPCFLGLGLLFFMGVEYTLRMVPASSPPFDLGFVATRRLHLLLSSWPELNTLLAALNTVFVGMQTAYIMWTWLIEGRPRATISALFMFTCRGILGYSTQLPVPEGFLGSGVDFPVGNVSFFLFFSGHVAGSVIASLDMRRMGRWELAWTFDVLNVLQAVRLLGTRGHYTIDLAAGVGAGFLFDSLAGKYEEGKRKEAIGYYS